From one Triticum urartu cultivar G1812 chromosome 3, Tu2.1, whole genome shotgun sequence genomic stretch:
- the LOC125543833 gene encoding uncharacterized protein LOC125543833, translating into MGSSEFEQAKAHLHVDCAQPPAITWQREFDDEGKKVAMLSMTTDIFTVIPLIFKMLRLHVEGIAKNQVAVYDPLRKWMNNCYRGVPLGGLGSRSIGRSYRGYFQQFQIFPRFYEEKHVLANQFSAFVSHPGGKSYSTVLKLVCCYFCQARLFDAQNDEG; encoded by the exons ATGGGAAGTTCAGAGTTTGAGCAAGCGAAG GCACACTTGCACGTCGACTGTGCTCAGCCACCAGCAATAACTTGGCAGAGGGAATTCGATGATGAAGGCAAGAAGGTTGCTATGCTTAGCATGACCACTGATATCTTCACAGTT ATACCATTGATTTTTAAAATGCTTCGATTACACGTCGAAGGAATCGCGAAAAACCAA GTTGCCGTCTATGATCCGCTCAGGAAATGGATGAACAACTGCTACCGCGGGGTACCCCTTGGCGGACTAGG ttcaagaagcataggGAGAAGCTACCGAGGGTACTTTCAGCAGTTTCAAATATTCCCCAGGTTCTATGAAGAGAAGCATGTCCTTGCCAACCAGTTCTCA GCATTCGTTTCGCATCCTGGCGGGAAGAGCTACTCGACGGTCTTGAAACTGGTATGCTGCTATTTTTGTCAGGCTCGCCTTTTCGATGCGCAAAATGATGAGGGATAA